A DNA window from Streptococcus parapneumoniae contains the following coding sequences:
- a CDS encoding bleomycin resistance protein → MDYQAVIPEFVVSDIEKSRHFYCDLLGFSVEYERPEEKFLFLSLEDCQLMLEEGSAEELAQLTYPFGRGVNISFGIADVPQLHQKLLEADYPIHRPLTKREFRVGDSFIYPHEFAILDPDGYFLRFSE, encoded by the coding sequence ATGGACTATCAAGCTGTCATTCCTGAATTTGTAGTATCTGACATCGAAAAATCACGCCACTTCTACTGCGACCTGCTAGGATTCTCTGTCGAATACGAGCGTCCAGAGGAGAAATTTCTCTTCCTCTCGCTTGAAGACTGCCAACTTATGCTAGAAGAAGGCAGCGCAGAAGAATTAGCTCAGCTGACCTATCCTTTCGGGCGCGGTGTCAATATTTCCTTTGGCATTGCAGATGTTCCTCAGCTCCACCAAAAACTGCTGGAAGCTGACTATCCTATCCATCGTCCCCTGACAAAAAGAGAATTTCGAGTAGGAGATAGCTTTATATATCCCCATGAATTTGCGATTTTGGATCCAGATGGTTATTTTTTAAGATTTAGCGAGTAG
- a CDS encoding autorepressor SdpR family transcription factor, with product MSFANSFKALSHPVRREILNLLKAGRLSAGEIASQFELTSATISHHLTILKAADLIHEMKEKNFIYYELNTSVLEDIMVWLADLKGDHFDEDKNQ from the coding sequence ATGAGTTTTGCAAATAGTTTTAAAGCCTTATCTCATCCAGTTAGGAGAGAGATTTTAAATTTACTCAAAGCAGGTAGATTATCTGCAGGAGAAATTGCCAGTCAATTCGAGTTGACAAGTGCAACGATTTCACATCATCTCACGATTTTGAAAGCAGCGGATTTGATTCATGAAATGAAAGAAAAAAACTTTATTTATTATGAGTTAAATACATCGGTTTTAGAGGATATAATGGTTTGGTTAGCAGATCTGAAAGGAGATCATTTTGATGAAGATAAAAATCAATAA
- a CDS encoding type II CAAX endopeptidase family protein, protein MSNKRTILLFVVFAYGLAWIIWLALWISGVGLNSPWSQLTSIVAMWMPALAVFILGKITNQPSGIKSKLAVNIKRNWRFYLLAIWLPAVISFLGAGLYFLVFPSNFSLGFESIQAILQEKGVSQSAIPLSSLLLIQILASLTYAPFLNSFFALGEEIGWRGYLYPALRGRFSIVQTHVLLGLIWSLWHLPINLQGYNYGLSYFAYPVLGVVAMFLSCFSLGILLSWLLEKTGSIWASALFHGAINATAGIGLLFQLPGEKVSSLLILGPSPTGMLSVLPCLVLALLILQRERSHYEFCK, encoded by the coding sequence ATGTCAAATAAGAGAACAATCCTTCTTTTTGTGGTCTTTGCTTATGGCCTTGCTTGGATAATATGGTTGGCACTATGGATAAGTGGTGTTGGTCTAAATTCTCCATGGAGTCAACTTACTAGTATTGTAGCCATGTGGATGCCTGCACTTGCAGTCTTTATTTTAGGGAAAATCACGAATCAACCTAGTGGAATCAAATCTAAATTAGCCGTGAATATCAAGAGGAACTGGCGCTTTTACTTACTAGCTATCTGGTTACCAGCAGTTATCAGTTTTTTAGGAGCAGGACTTTATTTTCTTGTATTCCCTAGTAATTTCAGCCTTGGTTTTGAATCTATTCAAGCCATCTTACAAGAAAAAGGTGTCTCTCAATCAGCCATTCCCTTATCTTCCTTGCTCTTGATTCAAATCCTAGCTAGTTTGACCTACGCTCCTTTTCTTAATAGTTTCTTTGCATTGGGAGAGGAAATTGGTTGGCGTGGCTATCTTTACCCAGCTCTAAGAGGACGCTTTTCAATAGTTCAGACTCATGTCTTGCTTGGTCTCATTTGGAGTCTTTGGCATCTACCAATCAATTTGCAAGGCTATAATTATGGACTATCTTATTTTGCTTATCCTGTTTTGGGAGTTGTTGCTATGTTTCTATCTTGTTTTAGCCTAGGAATATTGTTGAGCTGGTTGTTGGAAAAGACAGGTTCTATCTGGGCTTCTGCCCTATTTCATGGGGCAATCAATGCAACTGCAGGTATTGGGTTACTCTTTCAATTACCAGGAGAAAAAGTTTCAAGCCTCTTGATTTTAGGGCCATCACCGACTGGAATGCTATCAGTTCTACCTTGCTTAGTCCTAGCCCTACTAATATTACAAAGGGAAAGGAGTCATTATGAGTTTTGCAAATAG
- a CDS encoding PaaI family thioesterase, whose amino-acid sequence MKDFHFDAISAFENYEIKEMKDGHVVVMTKVVDSSLNYYGYAHGGYLFTLCDQISGLVLISLGLDVVTLQSSINYLKAGKLDDVLTIKGECVHQGRTTCVVDVDITNQEGRNVCKATFTMFVTGQRSEDRQVRI is encoded by the coding sequence ATGAAAGATTTTCACTTTGATGCTATATCAGCTTTTGAAAATTATGAAATTAAAGAGATGAAAGATGGTCACGTTGTGGTGATGACCAAAGTAGTGGACTCGTCGCTCAACTACTATGGCTATGCCCATGGTGGCTATCTCTTTACCCTTTGCGACCAGATTAGTGGTTTGGTGCTCATCTCGCTAGGACTAGACGTAGTGACACTTCAGTCCTCTATCAACTACCTCAAAGCAGGAAAACTCGACGATGTATTGACCATTAAAGGAGAATGTGTCCATCAAGGTCGCACAACCTGCGTAGTGGATGTCGATATTACCAATCAAGAAGGCAGAAATGTCTGCAAAGCAACCTTTACCATGTTTGTCACAGGCCAACGGTCAGAAGACAGACAGGTAAGGATATAG
- a CDS encoding exodeoxyribonuclease III encodes MKLISWNIDSLNAALTSDSARAKLSQEVLETLVAENADIIAIQETKLSAKGPTKKHLEILEELFPGYENTWRSSQEPARKGYAGTMFLYKKELTPTVTFPEIGAPSTMDLEGRIITLEFDKFFVTQVYTPNAGDGLKRLEERQVWDVKYAEYLAELDKEKPVLATGDYNVAHNEIDLANPASNRRSPGFTDEERAGFTNLLATGFTDTFRHIHGDVPERYTWWAQRSKTSKINNTGWRIDYWLTSNRVADKVTKSDMIDSGARQDHTPIVMEIEL; translated from the coding sequence ATGAAACTTATCTCATGGAATATTGATTCCCTCAATGCTGCCCTAACTAGTGACTCAGCTCGTGCCAAATTGTCCCAAGAAGTACTAGAAACTTTGGTCGCTGAAAATGCTGATATCATCGCTATCCAAGAAACCAAGCTTTCTGCCAAAGGGCCTACAAAGAAACACTTGGAAATTTTAGAAGAACTCTTCCCAGGCTACGAAAACACGTGGCGCTCTTCTCAAGAGCCCGCCCGCAAAGGCTACGCTGGTACCATGTTCCTCTATAAGAAAGAACTCACACCCACTGTCACTTTCCCAGAAATCGGTGCCCCTTCTACCATGGACTTGGAAGGTCGTATCATCACTCTAGAATTTGATAAATTTTTCGTGACCCAAGTTTACACTCCAAACGCTGGCGATGGCCTCAAACGCTTGGAAGAACGCCAAGTCTGGGATGTCAAATATGCTGAGTACTTGGCTGAACTAGACAAAGAAAAACCAGTCCTTGCGACCGGTGACTATAACGTAGCCCACAATGAAATCGATCTTGCAAATCCTGCTAGCAACCGCCGTTCACCTGGATTTACCGACGAGGAACGTGCTGGATTTACCAACCTCTTGGCAACTGGATTTACCGACACCTTCCGCCATATTCACGGCGATGTTCCAGAACGCTACACTTGGTGGGCACAACGCAGTAAGACTTCTAAAATCAACAATACAGGCTGGAGAATCGACTACTGGCTGACAAGCAACCGCGTGGCTGACAAGGTGACCAAGTCTGATATGATTGACTCAGGAGCTCGCCAAGACCACACACCCATTGTCATGGAGATTGAACTCTAA
- a CDS encoding ABC transporter ATP-binding protein — MSIIQKLWWFFKLEKRRYLVGIVALVLVSVLNLIPPMVMGRVIDAITSEQLTQQDLLLDLFYLLLAAFGMYYLRYVWRMYILGTSYRLGQIMRSRLFEHFTKMSPAFYQTYRTGDLMAHATNDINALTRLAGGGVMSAVDASITALVTLLTMLFSISWQMTLVAILPLPFMAYATSRLGRKTHKAFGESQAAFSELNNKVQESVSGIKVTKSFGYQADELKSFQAVNELTFQKNLQTMKYDSLFDPMVLLFVGSSYVLTLLVGSLMVQKGQITVGNLVTFISYLDMLVWPLMAIGFLFNTTQRGKVSYQRIEDLLSQESPVQDPEFPLDGIENGRLQYDIDSFAFENEETLMDIHFSLEKGQTLGLVGQTGSGKTSLIKLLLREYDVDKGAIYLNGHDIRDYRLTDLRSLMGYVPQDQFLFATSILDNIRFGNPKLPLSAVEEATKLAQVYQDIVDMPQGFDTLIGEKGVSLSGGQKQRLAMSRAMILDPDILILDDSLSAVDAKTEYAIIDNLKETRKDKTTIITAHRLSAVVHADLILVLQNGQIIERGRHEDLLALDGWYAQTYQSQQLEMKGEEDAE; from the coding sequence ATGTCCATTATTCAAAAACTTTGGTGGTTTTTCAAGTTAGAAAAACGCCGTTATCTAGTTGGGATTGTGGCCCTGGTCTTGGTTTCCGTCCTCAATCTCATTCCACCTATGGTTATGGGGCGGGTTATTGATGCCATTACTTCGGAGCAATTAACCCAGCAGGACCTCCTTCTTGACCTATTTTACTTGCTACTTGCGGCCTTTGGGATGTACTATCTGCGCTATGTTTGGAGGATGTATATCCTTGGGACTTCCTACCGTCTGGGGCAGATTATGCGGTCTCGCTTGTTTGAGCATTTCACAAAAATGTCTCCAGCCTTTTATCAAACCTATCGGACGGGGGACCTGATGGCACACGCAACCAACGATATCAATGCCTTAACCCGTCTCGCAGGTGGCGGTGTCATGTCTGCGGTGGATGCCTCTATCACGGCGCTGGTGACCTTGCTAACCATGCTTTTTAGCATTTCATGGCAAATGACGCTAGTTGCCATTCTGCCCCTGCCTTTTATGGCCTATGCGACTAGCCGTTTAGGGAGAAAGACCCACAAGGCCTTTGGTGAATCACAGGCAGCCTTTTCCGAACTCAATAACAAGGTACAAGAGTCCGTATCAGGTATCAAAGTGACCAAATCTTTCGGGTATCAGGCGGACGAGTTGAAGTCCTTTCAGGCAGTCAATGAATTGACCTTCCAAAAGAACCTCCAAACCATGAAATACGATAGTCTCTTTGACCCTATGGTTCTCTTGTTTGTTGGTTCCTCCTATGTTTTAACGCTTTTGGTCGGCTCCTTGATGGTTCAGAAAGGGCAAATAACGGTTGGGAATCTAGTTACCTTTATCAGCTACTTGGATATGCTAGTTTGGCCTCTTATGGCCATCGGCTTCCTCTTTAATACCACTCAGCGAGGGAAGGTTTCTTACCAACGGATTGAGGATCTTTTGTCTCAGGAATCACCTGTACAAGACCCTGAGTTTCCTTTAGATGGCATTGAAAACGGGCGCTTGCAGTACGATATTGACAGCTTTGCCTTTGAAAATGAGGAAACACTGATGGATATTCACTTTAGTTTAGAAAAAGGGCAAACCCTGGGCTTGGTTGGGCAGACAGGCTCTGGGAAAACATCCTTGATCAAGCTCCTCTTGCGTGAATACGATGTGGATAAGGGAGCCATTTATCTGAATGGCCACGATATTCGTGACTATCGTCTGACAGACCTTCGCAGTCTCATGGGCTACGTCCCTCAGGACCAGTTTCTCTTTGCGACTTCAATATTAGACAATATTCGCTTTGGAAATCCTAAATTGCCTCTTTCAGCGGTCGAGGAAGCGACTAAGCTAGCTCAAGTTTACCAAGACATTGTAGACATGCCTCAGGGATTTGATACGTTGATTGGTGAAAAGGGAGTCAGTCTTTCTGGAGGTCAAAAGCAGCGTCTGGCCATGAGTCGGGCGATGATTTTAGACCCTGATATCTTGATTTTAGATGATTCCTTGTCCGCCGTAGATGCCAAGACAGAGTATGCGATCATCGACAACCTCAAGGAAACGCGTAAGGACAAGACAACCATTATCACGGCTCATCGCCTCAGTGCAGTTGTCCATGCAGATCTGATCTTAGTCCTGCAAAACGGCCAAATTATCGAACGGGGCAGGCACGAAGACTTGCTAGCTTTGGATGGCTGGTATGCCCAAACCTACCAGTCTCAGCAGTTGGAAATGAAAGGAGAAGAAGATGCAGAATAA
- a CDS encoding nucleobase:cation symporter-2 family protein, with the protein MQTQEKHSQAAVLGLQHLLAMYSGSILVPIMIATALGYSAEQLTYLISTDIFMCGVATFLQLQLNKYFGIGLPVVLGVAFQSVAPLIMIGQSHGSGAMFGALIASGIYVVLVSGVFSKVANLFPSIVTGSVITTIGLTLIPVAIGNMGNNVPEPTGQSLLLAAITVLIILLINIFTKGFIKSISILIGLVVGTAIAASMGLVDFSPVAAAPLVHVPTPLYFGMPTFEISSIVMMCIIATVSMVESTGVYLALSDITKDPIDSTRLRNGYRAEGLAVLLGGIFNTFPYTGFSQNVGLVKLSGIKTRLPIYYAAGFLVLLGLLPKFGALAQIIPSPVLGGAMLVMFGFVSIQGMQILARVDFANNEHNFLIAAVSIAAGVGLNNSNLFISMPTAFQMFFSNGIVVASLLAIVLNAVLNHKKK; encoded by the coding sequence ATGCAAACTCAAGAAAAACACTCGCAAGCAGCCGTTCTTGGCTTACAGCACTTATTAGCCATGTACTCAGGATCCATCCTGGTTCCTATCATGATTGCGACAGCCCTTGGCTATTCAGCTGAGCAGTTGACCTACCTGATTTCTACAGATATCTTCATGTGTGGGGTGGCAACCTTCCTCCAACTCCAACTCAACAAATACTTTGGGATTGGACTCCCAGTCGTTCTTGGAGTTGCCTTCCAGTCGGTCGCTCCCTTGATTATGATTGGGCAAAGCCATGGTAGTGGCGCTATGTTTGGTGCCCTTATCGCATCAGGGATTTACGTGGTTCTTGTTTCAGGCGTTTTCTCAAAAGTAGCCAATCTCTTCCCTTCTATCGTAACAGGATCTGTTATCACAACAATTGGATTAACCTTGATTCCTGTCGCTATTGGAAATATGGGAAATAACGTTCCAGAGCCAACTGGTCAAAGTCTCTTGCTTGCAGCTATCACTGTTCTGATTATCCTCTTGATTAACATCTTTACCAAAGGATTTATCAAGTCTATCTCTATTTTGATTGGTCTGGTTGTTGGAACTGCCATTGCTGCTAGCATGGGCTTGGTTGACTTCTCTCCTGTTGCAGCAGCACCTCTTGTCCATGTCCCAACTCCACTCTACTTTGGGATGCCAACCTTTGAAATCTCATCTATTGTCATGATGTGTATCATCGCAACAGTGTCTATGGTTGAGTCTACTGGTGTTTATCTAGCCTTGTCTGATATCACGAAAGACCCAATCGACAGCACGCGCCTTCGCAACGGTTACCGCGCAGAAGGTTTGGCCGTACTTCTCGGAGGAATCTTTAACACCTTCCCTTACACAGGATTTTCACAAAACGTTGGTTTGGTTAAATTGTCAGGTATCAAGACTCGCCTGCCAATCTACTACGCAGCTGGTTTCCTGGTTCTCCTTGGACTCCTTCCTAAGTTTGGCGCCCTTGCCCAAATCATTCCAAGCCCTGTCCTCGGTGGTGCCATGCTGGTAATGTTTGGTTTTGTGTCTATTCAAGGGATGCAAATCCTCGCCCGTGTTGACTTTGCTAACAATGAACATAACTTTCTTATCGCAGCAGTTTCAATCGCTGCAGGTGTCGGACTCAATAACAGTAATCTCTTTATCAGCATGCCGACAGCCTTCCAAATGTTCTTCTCAAACGGAATCGTCGTAGCCAGCCTACTCGCCATTGTCCTCAATGCCGTATTAAATCATAAAAAGAAATAA
- a CDS encoding UDP-glucose--hexose-1-phosphate uridylyltransferase, whose product MTLVDKFVTHVISESSFEEMDRIYLTNRVLARVGDGVLEVETDLDKVIDLKDKLVEEAVRLETIEDSQTAREILGAELMDLVTPCPSQVNRDFWATYAQSPEQAIEDFYQLSQKNDYIKLKAIAKNIAYRVPSDYGELEITINLSKPEKDPKEIAAAKLVQASNYPQCQLCLENEGYHGRVNHPARSNHRIIRFEMAGQEWGFQYSPYAYFNEHCIFLDGQHRPMAISRQSFERLLAIVEQFPGYFAGSNADLPIVGGSILTHDHYQGGRHVFPMELAPLQKTFQFAGFEQVKAGIVKWPMSVLRLTSDSKENLINLADKILQEWRQYSDPAVQILAETDGTPHHTITPIARKRDGQFELDLVLRDNQTSAEHTDGIYHPHKDVQHIKKENIGLIEVMGLAILPPRLKEEVEQVASYLVGEADTVADYHQEWVDQLKVQHPDLADKERALEIVKDSVGAIFARVLEDAGVYKQTEQGQAAFMRFVEQVGILPD is encoded by the coding sequence GTGACCTTAGTAGATAAATTTGTAACACATGTCATTTCTGAAAGTTCATTTGAGGAAATGGATCGAATCTACCTGACCAATCGTGTCTTGGCACGAGTGGGAGACGGTGTTTTGGAAGTTGAGACGGATCTGGATAAAGTGATTGACCTCAAGGACAAGCTGGTTGAGGAAGCCGTTCGATTAGAGACGATTGAGGATAGTCAGACTGCGCGTGAAATCCTTGGCGCTGAACTGATGGACTTGGTGACTCCTTGTCCGAGTCAGGTCAATCGTGACTTTTGGGCAACCTATGCCCAATCTCCTGAGCAAGCGATAGAGGATTTTTACCAACTCAGTCAGAAAAATGACTACATCAAACTCAAGGCCATTGCTAAAAATATCGCTTATCGTGTTCCATCTGATTACGGTGAACTTGAAATTACCATCAACCTCTCTAAGCCTGAAAAGGATCCCAAAGAGATTGCGGCAGCCAAGTTGGTGCAAGCTAGTAATTATCCTCAGTGTCAGCTTTGTCTAGAGAATGAGGGCTACCATGGTCGAGTTAACCACCCAGCTCGCAGCAACCACCGTATTATCCGCTTTGAAATGGCTGGTCAGGAGTGGGGCTTCCAGTATTCGCCCTATGCTTATTTTAATGAGCACTGTATTTTCTTAGATGGCCAGCATCGTCCCATGGCCATTAGTCGTCAGAGTTTTGAACGTCTGTTGGCTATCGTAGAGCAGTTTCCAGGCTATTTTGCGGGCTCTAATGCCGACTTGCCGATTGTGGGGGGCTCTATTCTCACTCATGATCACTATCAGGGAGGCCGTCACGTCTTTCCGATGGAATTGGCTCCCTTGCAAAAGACTTTTCAATTTGCAGGTTTTGAGCAGGTCAAGGCTGGAATTGTCAAGTGGCCTATGTCAGTGTTGCGTTTGACTTCGGATTCCAAAGAAAATTTGATCAATTTAGCTGACAAGATTTTGCAGGAATGGCGTCAGTATTCAGATCCTGCAGTGCAGATTTTAGCAGAGACGGACGGAACACCGCATCACACCATCACACCCATTGCCCGTAAACGCGATGGCCAGTTTGAGTTGGACTTGGTCTTGAGGGACAATCAGACTTCTGCAGAACATACTGATGGCATCTATCATCCTCACAAGGATGTCCAACATATCAAGAAGGAAAATATCGGCTTGATTGAGGTCATGGGCTTGGCAATCTTGCCACCACGTTTGAAAGAAGAAGTGGAGCAAGTTGCTAGCTATCTTGTAGGAGAAGCTGATACAGTTGCCGATTATCATCAGGAATGGGTAGACCAACTCAAAGTCCAACATCCAGATCTAGCGGATAAAGAAAGAGCCCTTGAAATCGTCAAAGACTCTGTGGGTGCTATCTTTGCGCGTGTACTTGAGGATGCAGGAGTCTACAAGCAGACAGAACAAGGACAGGCAGCCTTTATGCGCTTTGTGGAGCAGGTCGGAATTTTGCCAGACTAG
- a CDS encoding SdpI family protein: MKIKINKKLVLFTSILILLPSLVGCVFWNQLPEEIPTHFNLLGQADGYNHKMFAIFGLPTLMLLMHWLLLFLMIKDPKSSNISSKIQALIYWIIPFVSCLLMISIFGESLGYSMMSGLLAQIFMGVVMIVIGNYLPKTHRNYIIGIRLPWTLENDENWRKTHRLAGKIWVLGGLLLFLNSFVQLYVYWVFFLTLFFVVIIPSVYSYQLSKLES, from the coding sequence ATGAAGATAAAAATCAATAAGAAATTGGTATTATTTACGAGCATTCTCATCCTACTACCTTCCCTTGTAGGTTGTGTTTTCTGGAATCAATTACCAGAGGAGATACCCACTCATTTTAATCTACTGGGTCAAGCAGATGGCTACAATCATAAAATGTTTGCTATCTTTGGATTACCTACTCTCATGCTTTTGATGCATTGGTTGCTTCTATTTTTAATGATTAAGGATCCTAAATCTAGCAATATCAGTTCAAAAATACAAGCTTTGATTTACTGGATTATTCCTTTTGTATCTTGTCTATTAATGATTTCTATCTTTGGAGAATCTTTGGGTTATTCCATGATGAGTGGGCTACTAGCTCAGATTTTTATGGGAGTCGTTATGATCGTAATTGGAAATTATCTACCAAAAACACACCGAAATTATATAATCGGTATTCGACTTCCGTGGACCTTGGAGAATGATGAAAACTGGAGAAAAACGCATCGTCTAGCTGGAAAAATTTGGGTATTAGGAGGATTGTTATTGTTTCTAAATTCCTTTGTGCAACTATATGTTTACTGGGTATTCTTCTTGACACTTTTCTTTGTAGTGATAATTCCTAGTGTCTATTCTTATCAATTATCAAAATTAGAATCTTGA
- a CDS encoding DUF421 domain-containing protein encodes MTLNYIEILIKLALGLFSLVFVINVTGKGNLAPNSATDQIQNYVLGGIIGGVIYNSSISILQYAVILMMWTILVLTLKWLNNNVRFVKRLIDGKPTLLIKNGKIDPEACRSVGLSAADVALKLRSQGIFQMKQVKRAVQEQNGQLIVVQMGDENPKYPVVTDGVIQVDVLESIGRSEEWLLDNLSKQGHDNVANIFIAEYDKGAVTVVTYE; translated from the coding sequence ATGACACTCAACTATATAGAAATTTTAATCAAACTGGCCTTGGGTCTCTTCTCGCTGGTTTTTGTTATCAATGTGACAGGAAAGGGGAATCTAGCGCCTAACTCTGCGACAGACCAAATTCAGAACTATGTTCTTGGTGGTATCATCGGTGGGGTGATTTACAATAGTTCTATTAGCATTCTCCAGTACGCAGTGATTCTGATGATGTGGACGATTTTGGTCTTGACCCTCAAGTGGCTTAATAACAATGTTCGTTTTGTCAAACGCTTGATTGATGGGAAACCAACTCTCCTCATCAAAAATGGGAAGATTGACCCAGAAGCCTGCCGTTCAGTTGGCTTGTCTGCAGCGGATGTAGCCCTCAAACTTCGTAGCCAAGGGATTTTCCAGATGAAGCAAGTTAAACGAGCTGTGCAAGAACAAAATGGCCAACTCATCGTGGTCCAAATGGGAGATGAAAATCCCAAGTATCCAGTTGTGACTGACGGTGTGATCCAAGTCGATGTCTTGGAATCGATTGGTCGTAGCGAAGAGTGGCTGCTTGATAATCTCAGCAAGCAAGGGCATGACAATGTGGCCAATATCTTTATCGCTGAGTATGACAAGGGTGCGGTCACAGTCGTAACCTATGAATAA
- a CDS encoding xanthine phosphoribosyltransferase → MKLLEECILKDGHILGDNILKVDSFLTHQVDFSLMREIGKVFAEKFAAAGITKVVTIEASGIAPAVFTAEALNVPMIFAKKAKNITMNEGILTAEVYSFTKQVTSTVSIAGKFLSPEDKVLIIDDFLANGQAAKGLIQIIEQAGATVEAIGIVIEKSFQDGRDLLEKAGYPVLSLARLDRFENGRVVFKEADL, encoded by the coding sequence ATGAAATTATTAGAAGAGTGCATCCTCAAGGATGGGCATATCTTGGGTGATAACATCCTCAAGGTGGATTCCTTTTTAACCCACCAAGTTGACTTTAGCTTGATGCGAGAGATTGGTAAGGTTTTTGCGGAAAAATTCGCTGCTGCTGGCATTACCAAGGTCGTGACCATTGAAGCGTCAGGCATTGCCCCAGCCGTTTTTACAGCTGAAGCTTTAAATGTGCCGATGATTTTCGCCAAAAAAGCTAAGAACATCACTATGAACGAAGGCATCTTAACTGCTGAAGTTTACTCCTTTACCAAGCAGGTTACCAGCACCGTTTCTATCGCTGGAAAATTCCTCTCACCAGAGGACAAGGTCTTGATTATCGACGATTTCCTTGCTAACGGCCAAGCTGCTAAAGGCTTGATTCAAATCATCGAACAGGCCGGTGCCACAGTCGAAGCCATCGGTATCGTGATTGAAAAATCCTTCCAAGACGGTCGTGATTTGCTTGAAAAAGCAGGTTACCCCGTCCTATCACTTGCTCGTTTGGATCGTTTTGAAAATGGTCGGGTCGTATTTAAGGAGGCAGATCTCTAA